Part of the Aciduliprofundum boonei T469 genome is shown below.
ATCGTTATGGATGATTACGATGTATACCTTAACTATACATTCTATGCACCATTGAGACCAAAAGTGATAAAATTGGATATAGGCGCATATTTCTGTCAAGAAAAATTTGAATCAATAATAATTGCTTACGCATATCCACCCATATTCGCATCAGATTTTAACAAAGTTTTGGAGTCAATTCACTGCTGAACTATGATTTCCATCTTATCTCCAACTTCCAATGCTAACCTCTTTGAAGCATCTCCCTGATTAACAGCAAATTCCAGAAAATTCTCGCTGTTTACCAAAGCGATTAATTCACCCTTTTTAGCATGGCCGTAAGATGGTAAAAATCTCACAGTTTTTCCTATTACTTCAATTCCTTTGGCATCTTTAACCATTTCCTTTGGCACATTAGTAATTACATTTCCAAAGTGATCTATGTGAATTACCTCGCAATTTATCCTATTTTCATTCCTCGCCGCCTTTCTATACTCAAAAATCTCAAAATTCTCCGTCTTTTTTAAAATTTCAAAATTGCCCATATCAATGTATGCAGCGGCAGGAGCAAATACATCCCTGCCATGAAATGTGGTGCTCTCAGGCTCAATTTGAAGTTCGTAAACCTCAGAAACTTTATGAGCAACATAAGTTAATATTCCATTATCTGGACCAACATACCAAGAATTTTCAATCTTCGCCGCTATGCCCTTTCTCTCAGTTCCCACTCCCGGATCAACCACAAAAACATGAACCGCTGGAGGAAAATAGGGCAAAATGGCATTTAGCACATACGCAGCATGCCTTATGCTATGCCTCTCCACATTATGTGTTATATCAACTATTTTTGCATGGGGATTTATCTTCAATATC
Proteins encoded:
- a CDS encoding S-adenosyl-l-methionine hydroxide adenosyltransferase family protein, whose translation is MITLTTDFGYKDHYVGVMKGVILKINPHAKIVDITHNVERHSIRHAAYVLNAILPYFPPAVHVFVVDPGVGTERKGIAAKIENSWYVGPDNGILTYVAHKVSEVYELQIEPESTTFHGRDVFAPAAAYIDMGNFEILKKTENFEIFEYRKAARNENRINCEVIHIDHFGNVITNVPKEMVKDAKGIEVIGKTVRFLPSYGHAKKGELIALVNSENFLEFAVNQGDASKRLALEVGDKMEIIVQQ